In Bacillus sp. SB49, a single window of DNA contains:
- the glnA gene encoding type I glutamate--ammonia ligase, producing MGLTKEEIYKKIDEENVRFIRLQFTDMLGTIKNVEIPLSQLDKALDGMMMFDGSSIEGFVRIEESDMYLVPDIDTFVVFPWSSEKGKVARFICDIYNPDQTPFEGCPRYNLKRNLKKMEELGFSAFNIGTEPEFFLFKLDEKGEPTMELNDKGGYFDLAPTDLGENCRRDIVLELEEMGFEIEASHHEVAPGQHEIDFRYSDALKHCDDIQTFKLAVKTIARKHGLHATFMPKPLFGVNGSGMHANMSLFNEKGNAFFDENGKDQLSEVAYQFTAGIIKHATSFTAVTNPTVNSYKRLVPGYEAPCYVAWSGQNRSPLVRVPTSRGLSTRIEVRSVDPSANPYMAMAVLLSAGLDGVKNKLEAPAPVDRNIYVMDKKEREAHGVKDLPATLYDALVELQKDSIMVEALGEHLFEHFIEAKEIEWDMFRTQVHPWEREQYLQTY from the coding sequence ATGGGTTTAACAAAAGAAGAAATTTACAAAAAAATTGATGAAGAAAACGTACGGTTTATCCGTCTCCAGTTTACGGATATGCTCGGTACGATCAAAAACGTAGAAATTCCACTGAGCCAGCTGGACAAAGCGCTGGACGGCATGATGATGTTCGACGGTTCCTCCATTGAAGGATTCGTTCGGATCGAGGAATCCGATATGTATCTTGTACCTGACATCGATACATTCGTCGTTTTCCCATGGTCTTCAGAAAAAGGCAAAGTGGCACGATTCATCTGTGATATTTACAACCCAGATCAGACTCCTTTTGAAGGTTGCCCGCGTTACAACTTAAAGCGCAACCTCAAGAAGATGGAAGAACTTGGATTCTCCGCTTTTAATATCGGTACAGAGCCGGAATTCTTCCTTTTCAAATTAGATGAAAAAGGCGAACCGACGATGGAATTGAACGACAAAGGCGGGTATTTCGATTTAGCACCGACCGATCTCGGTGAAAACTGCCGTCGTGATATCGTCTTAGAGCTGGAAGAAATGGGATTTGAGATTGAAGCATCCCACCACGAAGTTGCTCCCGGGCAGCACGAAATTGATTTCCGTTATTCCGATGCCCTGAAGCATTGTGACGATATCCAGACATTTAAATTGGCAGTAAAAACCATTGCGCGTAAGCACGGTCTTCACGCTACCTTCATGCCTAAGCCGCTCTTCGGCGTGAACGGATCCGGTATGCACGCAAACATGTCTTTGTTTAATGAGAAGGGGAATGCCTTCTTCGACGAAAACGGAAAAGACCAGTTATCAGAAGTCGCTTATCAATTTACAGCAGGGATCATCAAGCACGCGACCAGCTTTACTGCTGTGACGAACCCTACTGTAAACTCCTATAAGCGTCTCGTTCCTGGCTATGAGGCACCTTGCTACGTTGCTTGGTCCGGACAAAACCGCAGTCCCCTCGTCCGCGTACCTACATCCCGTGGGTTGAGCACGCGAATTGAAGTGAGGAGCGTCGACCCATCCGCAAACCCTTATATGGCAATGGCAGTCCTGTTGTCCGCTGGCCTCGATGGGGTGAAGAATAAGCTGGAAGCACCGGCTCCGGTTGATCGCAACATCTATGTCATGGACAAAAAAGAACGGGAAGCGCACGGTGTGAAAGATCTGCCCGCAACCCTTTACGATGCCCTTGTAGAGCTGCAAAAAGATTCGATCATGGTGGAAGCTCTTGGAGAGCACCTTTTCGAACACTTCATTGAAGCAAAGGAAATCGAATGGGATATGTTCCGCACACAGGTTCATCCGTGGGAAAGAGAGCAGTATCTGCAAACGTACTAA
- a CDS encoding methyl-accepting chemotaxis protein has protein sequence MPVWENGMVSGILKVATDISERQQGLQDLVGRLKDMSYTLNEKAVQGLAFQNDLSDRVDQISSISSENTETLGELGIQTTKIQGVVKTIRDIASQTNLLSLNAAIEAARAGEHGRGFDVVAKEVRKLSNKVEKSISEVNENVESITNEIENITKGTVKIQKDVEAALSQIKSASEIYHELVGDGEELEVRANHLQEII, from the coding sequence ATGCCTGTATGGGAGAATGGAATGGTCAGTGGAATATTAAAAGTTGCAACAGACATATCAGAGCGGCAGCAGGGACTTCAGGACCTTGTCGGCAGGTTGAAGGATATGTCTTACACATTAAATGAAAAGGCGGTCCAAGGATTAGCCTTTCAGAATGATTTAAGTGACAGAGTAGATCAGATTTCTTCGATATCTTCTGAAAACACGGAAACGCTTGGGGAGCTTGGTATTCAAACAACTAAGATCCAGGGAGTGGTTAAGACCATTCGTGATATTGCTTCTCAGACAAACTTGTTGTCATTAAACGCCGCAATTGAAGCTGCGCGTGCGGGAGAGCATGGGAGAGGATTCGATGTCGTTGCAAAAGAAGTGCGTAAATTATCGAATAAAGTAGAAAAATCCATCAGCGAAGTGAATGAAAATGTAGAAAGCATTACTAATGAAATAGAAAATATCACAAAGGGAACGGTGAAGATACAAAAAGATGTGGAGGCTGCTTTATCACAAATTAAGTCTGCAAGTGAGATTTATCATGAGCTTGTCGGAGACGGGGAAGAGTTGGAGGTAAGAGCCAATCACTTGCAAGAAATTATATAG
- a CDS encoding N-acetylmuramoyl-L-alanine amidase yields the protein MARLVYPSGSWNGRLVALDDGHGMETPGKRTPYIPELGRQIKENEFNRKVVAYLSDILLYHGFRVLLVAPTDADTPLTTRTAEANRYNADIYVSVHYNAFDGSFGGSDPSGIEVYVYPGSLNREAGRLAALVGKYLRRGTQQNWRGVKEANFHVLRETDMPAILTENGYMDNKREALLMINEAFQQEVAKEHAQGICEYFGVAFKGVGETIDKNYLSLGDTGEAVRVLQRNLLKLGYSMGGYGADGSFGPATETAVKAFQRDQGLRVDGYYGPNTKRAMEEALKKMEDDEMEEVAVVINSFADFPAVETLAIRENAMIALRRTAERRQVAKKIIVAGGGTAGLKGSNFVDLSGATRLETARKIENYLKR from the coding sequence ATGGCAAGATTAGTCTATCCAAGCGGAAGCTGGAACGGCAGGTTGGTTGCTTTGGATGATGGACATGGGATGGAGACTCCTGGGAAGAGAACGCCGTATATACCTGAGCTGGGGCGTCAAATTAAAGAGAATGAGTTTAATAGAAAGGTCGTTGCTTATCTCTCAGATATTCTTTTATACCATGGCTTCCGTGTGCTGCTTGTTGCACCCACAGATGCGGATACCCCTCTTACGACAAGAACAGCAGAAGCGAACAGGTACAATGCAGATATTTACGTGTCCGTGCATTACAACGCATTTGACGGTTCTTTCGGTGGATCAGATCCCAGCGGAATTGAAGTATATGTGTATCCGGGTTCTTTGAATCGGGAGGCTGGCAGATTGGCAGCGCTTGTCGGCAAGTATTTACGGCGAGGGACGCAACAGAACTGGCGCGGTGTAAAAGAAGCCAATTTTCATGTGTTGAGAGAAACAGACATGCCGGCAATTCTGACCGAGAACGGTTACATGGATAACAAACGTGAGGCATTGTTAATGATTAATGAAGCTTTTCAACAAGAAGTAGCAAAGGAACACGCGCAGGGAATCTGTGAGTACTTCGGTGTGGCTTTTAAAGGAGTCGGTGAAACGATCGACAAAAATTACCTTTCTCTTGGGGATACGGGAGAAGCGGTACGTGTGCTGCAGCGCAATTTATTGAAATTGGGCTATTCCATGGGAGGCTACGGGGCCGATGGTTCCTTCGGTCCAGCTACAGAGACAGCTGTCAAAGCTTTTCAGAGGGATCAGGGTTTAAGAGTCGATGGATATTATGGGCCAAATACAAAAAGGGCAATGGAAGAAGCCCTCAAAAAAATGGAGGATGATGAAATGGAAGAGGTTGCAGTTGTCATCAATTCATTTGCTGATTTCCCTGCTGTGGAGACACTTGCTATTCGGGAAAATGCAATGATTGCGTTAAGGCGTACGGCAGAGAGGCGCCAAGTGGCTAAAAAGATAATCGTTGCCGGTGGGGGAACGGCTGGCTTAAAAGGGTCCAATTTTGTTGATCTATCCGGAGCGACGCGTCTGGAGACAGCCCGAAAGATCGAAAATTATTTAAAACGATGA
- a CDS encoding WYL domain-containing protein has protein sequence MHQLLNRSMIEHLPLEIIYHARDQSISQRLIRVIRMEEACCVAYCYTRKQVRTFRWDGILAVAVFRKNKGTEKRSGA, from the coding sequence ATGCACCAATTATTAAACCGTTCTATGATAGAGCATTTACCGTTAGAAATTATTTATCATGCCCGTGATCAATCTATTTCTCAACGATTAATTCGAGTTATAAGGATGGAGGAAGCCTGTTGCGTGGCTTATTGTTATACACGGAAACAAGTAAGAACGTTCAGATGGGATGGAATTCTTGCCGTGGCAGTTTTTCGTAAAAATAAAGGAACAGAGAAAAGAAGCGGGGCTTAA
- the lexA gene encoding transcriptional repressor LexA, giving the protein MNKLSKRQQEILDFIKEQVVLKGYPPSVREIGQSVGLASSSTVHGHLSRLEKKGFIRRDPTKPRAIEVIELEEDHSIPRSEVAYAPVIGKVTAGSPITAVENIEEYVPLPDTLAGTDDNTFVLIVQGESMIEAGILDGDMVVVRQQQTAQNGDIVVAMTEEEEATVKRFFKEQNHIRLQPENATMEPIILNDVSILGRVVGLYRTVH; this is encoded by the coding sequence ATGAATAAACTTTCCAAGCGGCAGCAAGAAATACTAGATTTCATAAAAGAACAGGTAGTGTTAAAAGGGTATCCACCATCCGTTAGGGAAATCGGACAGTCTGTGGGTCTTGCTTCCAGCTCGACTGTGCACGGACACTTATCAAGGCTTGAGAAAAAAGGCTTTATCCGTCGGGACCCTACGAAACCGCGGGCAATTGAAGTTATTGAATTAGAAGAGGATCACAGTATTCCCAGAAGCGAGGTCGCCTATGCCCCTGTGATCGGTAAGGTCACAGCAGGGTCTCCCATCACCGCTGTCGAAAATATTGAAGAGTACGTTCCACTCCCGGATACGCTTGCAGGAACGGACGACAACACATTTGTGCTCATCGTACAGGGAGAGAGTATGATAGAAGCAGGAATCCTGGACGGAGATATGGTAGTAGTCAGACAGCAGCAGACAGCTCAGAACGGTGACATTGTCGTTGCCATGACAGAAGAAGAGGAAGCGACGGTTAAACGCTTTTTTAAAGAACAGAACCACATCAGGCTTCAGCCGGAAAATGCGACAATGGAACCGATTATACTAAATGATGTTTCCATTTTAGGACGAGTTGTCGGTTTATACCGGACGGTGCATTAA
- a CDS encoding YneB family resolvase-like protein: MKVVLYCRVSTEKEAQISSLKRQRAELTAMAENHGLEIVDCIEEQASGYEIEREGIFSVLEYLSSRQADALLIQDETRLGRGNTKIALFHQLNRLGVKVYSLTHEGELQISESDSMVLQIVGIVEEYQRKIHNMKIRRGMKKAVAEGYDPSENLSNRHMAPGRERLHFPIEEVVRLRNNDLTFKDIAATLRGLGYDVSKATVHRRYKEYLSLEKETEEL; this comes from the coding sequence ATGAAGGTTGTCTTGTACTGCCGCGTCAGCACGGAAAAAGAGGCGCAGATCTCATCGTTAAAACGCCAGAGGGCGGAATTGACTGCCATGGCAGAAAATCACGGGTTGGAAATTGTCGATTGCATTGAAGAACAGGCAAGCGGCTACGAAATAGAAAGAGAAGGTATTTTTTCTGTTTTGGAGTACCTTTCTTCAAGACAGGCGGATGCATTGCTGATTCAGGATGAGACGAGGCTCGGAAGAGGGAATACGAAGATAGCCCTTTTCCATCAGCTTAACAGGCTTGGGGTTAAGGTTTATTCCCTTACTCATGAAGGCGAACTTCAGATTTCCGAGTCGGATTCTATGGTGCTTCAGATCGTTGGGATTGTGGAGGAGTATCAGCGGAAAATCCACAATATGAAAATACGAAGAGGAATGAAGAAAGCTGTAGCAGAAGGATATGACCCTTCTGAAAATTTATCCAACAGACATATGGCTCCGGGCCGTGAACGACTCCATTTTCCAATTGAAGAGGTTGTGCGACTTCGCAATAATGATTTGACATTTAAAGATATCGCAGCGACGCTTCGAGGACTGGGATATGACGTTTCTAAAGCGACCGTACATAGAAGGTATAAAGAATACCTATCGCTTGAAAAGGAGACGGAAGAACTGTAA
- a CDS encoding DUF896 domain-containing protein, with the protein MLSQEKIKRINELANKSKQVDLTDSEKAEQKTLRQEYLKNARKSFKNQLKGVTVVDPEGNDVTPAKLKQMQKNEKKN; encoded by the coding sequence ATGTTATCCCAAGAGAAAATCAAGCGAATTAATGAGTTGGCCAATAAATCCAAGCAGGTGGATTTGACAGATTCCGAAAAAGCAGAGCAGAAAACGCTCAGACAGGAATACTTGAAAAACGCCCGCAAATCGTTTAAGAACCAATTGAAGGGTGTAACGGTTGTAGATCCAGAAGGAAACGACGTGACACCGGCAAAATTGAAACAGATGCAGAAGAATGAGAAGAAAAATTAA
- the tkt gene encoding transketolase, with amino-acid sequence MANSLEQTSINTIRTLSIDAVEKANSGHPGMPMGAAPMAYTLWTKFMDHNPKNSQWFDRDRFVLSAGHGSMLLYSMLHLSGYDVSIEDLKSFRQWDSKTPGHPEYGHTDGVEATTGPLGQGLAMATGMAMAEAHLAAKYNRGDYNVVDHYTFSICGDGDLMEGVSQESASLAGHLGLGKLIVLYDSNDISLDGDLDRSFSESVEKRYEAYGWEVIRVEDGTDTEEIAAAIEKAKANKEQPTMIEVKTVIGFGSPNKSGKSASHGAPLGAEETTATKEFYKWEHEPFHVPDEVYQDFKEKIQDNGQAKEQEWNELMKQYKEAYPELAEELETAIAGQLPEGWDKELPSYTVGEDSPATRAASGDAINALSKTVPSLFGGSADLAGSNKTAVKEEEDFTRENYAGRNIWFGVREFAMAAAMNGIALHGGLKIYGGTFFVFSDYLRPAVRLSALMNLPVNYVLTHDSVAVGEDGPTHEPVEQLASLRAMPNLAVLRPADGNETNAAWKIAMESETMPTALVLTRQGLPTLEGTEEKAYEGMKRGAYILSDSDKEEPDAILLASGSEVQLIVEAQKELKTKGFDVRVVSVPSFTHFEAQSKEYKEEILPSNVRKRLAVEMGASFGWDRYVGLDGSIIGIDKFGASAPGDTVIKNYGFTVENVVKHAENLMK; translated from the coding sequence ATGGCTAACAGCCTTGAACAAACATCAATCAATACTATTCGTACTTTATCTATCGATGCAGTAGAAAAAGCTAATTCCGGCCACCCTGGAATGCCTATGGGAGCAGCTCCAATGGCTTACACACTTTGGACGAAGTTTATGGATCACAATCCTAAGAACTCTCAATGGTTCGACCGTGACCGCTTTGTCCTATCCGCTGGACACGGGTCCATGCTTCTTTACAGCATGCTTCACCTGTCTGGTTATGACGTATCCATCGAGGATTTGAAGTCCTTCCGTCAGTGGGATTCTAAAACTCCTGGTCACCCTGAATACGGCCACACGGACGGAGTCGAAGCTACAACTGGTCCTCTAGGTCAAGGGCTTGCAATGGCGACCGGTATGGCAATGGCAGAAGCACACCTTGCTGCTAAGTACAACCGCGGTGATTACAATGTTGTCGATCACTATACCTTCTCCATTTGCGGAGATGGCGACCTTATGGAGGGCGTTTCTCAGGAATCTGCTTCCCTTGCAGGTCACTTAGGTCTTGGGAAATTGATCGTGCTTTATGATTCCAACGACATCTCTCTTGATGGAGACCTGGATCGTTCCTTCAGCGAAAGCGTAGAGAAACGCTACGAAGCTTACGGTTGGGAAGTCATCCGTGTTGAAGATGGAACCGATACCGAAGAAATTGCAGCAGCAATTGAAAAAGCAAAAGCGAATAAAGAGCAGCCTACTATGATTGAAGTGAAAACCGTCATTGGATTCGGTTCACCGAACAAATCCGGTAAGTCCGCTTCTCACGGCGCGCCACTTGGTGCTGAGGAAACAACAGCTACGAAAGAATTCTACAAGTGGGAGCATGAGCCGTTCCACGTACCGGATGAAGTTTATCAAGACTTCAAAGAGAAAATTCAAGACAATGGTCAAGCGAAAGAGCAGGAATGGAACGAGCTGATGAAGCAGTATAAAGAAGCGTATCCAGAGCTTGCCGAAGAATTGGAAACGGCGATCGCTGGTCAGCTTCCGGAAGGCTGGGACAAAGAGCTTCCTTCTTATACAGTAGGAGAAGACAGCCCGGCTACACGTGCGGCATCCGGTGATGCGATCAATGCATTATCCAAAACAGTTCCTTCTTTATTCGGTGGTAGTGCCGACCTTGCAGGATCAAATAAAACAGCAGTCAAAGAAGAAGAAGATTTCACACGTGAAAACTATGCCGGAAGAAACATCTGGTTCGGTGTACGTGAATTCGCTATGGCGGCTGCTATGAACGGAATTGCCCTCCACGGAGGTCTCAAGATCTATGGCGGTACGTTCTTTGTGTTCAGTGATTACCTGCGTCCGGCCGTTCGTTTATCTGCTTTGATGAACCTGCCGGTAAACTACGTCCTTACTCATGACTCTGTAGCAGTAGGAGAAGATGGACCTACTCACGAACCTGTGGAGCAGCTTGCTTCTCTTCGTGCGATGCCTAATCTTGCAGTCCTTCGTCCCGCAGATGGAAACGAAACGAATGCTGCATGGAAGATTGCGATGGAGTCTGAAACGATGCCTACAGCACTCGTATTGACTCGTCAAGGCCTTCCTACACTTGAAGGAACGGAAGAGAAAGCATATGAAGGTATGAAGCGAGGAGCTTATATCCTTAGTGATTCTGACAAAGAAGAGCCTGATGCAATTCTTCTCGCTTCCGGATCGGAAGTTCAGCTGATCGTAGAAGCGCAGAAAGAATTGAAGACAAAAGGATTCGATGTCCGCGTAGTAAGCGTACCGTCCTTTACTCACTTCGAAGCTCAGTCTAAGGAATACAAAGAAGAAATTCTTCCTTCAAACGTTCGCAAACGTCTTGCTGTCGAAATGGGAGCATCCTTTGGTTGGGACCGTTATGTTGGTCTGGACGGCTCTATTATCGGTATCGACAAGTTCGGCGCTTCCGCTCCTGGAGATACGGTAATCAAGAACTACGGTTTCACTGTAGAAAATGTTGTGAAACATGCGGAGAACCTTATGAAATAA
- the sirA gene encoding sporulation inhibitor of replication protein SirA: MQFIIFSVKREIMEKYYHRAEVLRQFFLECVEEYEPVIHYKQLSYIVDSFPFCDFPLAEGSLEKKTADLCRPFFELPSGYDIIRSKNYCCLYYSESLWQAESSVFHPLRNTDHSFFIIELSGQYYGWIAPLPSARLFS; encoded by the coding sequence ATGCAGTTTATCATTTTTTCCGTGAAAAGAGAGATTATGGAAAAGTATTACCATAGAGCAGAAGTGCTCAGGCAGTTCTTCCTTGAATGTGTGGAGGAGTATGAGCCGGTTATTCATTACAAGCAGTTGTCTTACATAGTCGATTCTTTTCCATTCTGTGATTTTCCCCTTGCGGAAGGGTCTTTGGAGAAGAAAACGGCCGATTTGTGTCGTCCTTTTTTCGAATTACCGAGCGGCTATGATATAATAAGAAGTAAGAACTATTGTTGTCTCTATTACAGTGAGAGCCTTTGGCAGGCAGAGAGCTCTGTTTTCCACCCGTTAAGGAATACGGATCATTCTTTCTTTATTATCGAATTGTCCGGTCAATATTATGGATGGATTGCCCCGCTGCCTTCTGCCAGACTCTTCTCTTAA
- a CDS encoding YneF family protein: protein MTLGIVWVIIIALLTLVGGVALGFFIARRYMMNYLKKNPPINEQMLRTLMMQMGQKPSQKKINQMMRSMNNQMK, encoded by the coding sequence ATGACACTGGGGATCGTATGGGTTATCATCATAGCCTTGTTGACTCTTGTCGGTGGTGTAGCCCTGGGCTTCTTCATCGCAAGAAGGTACATGATGAACTATTTAAAGAAAAACCCGCCAATTAACGAACAGATGTTACGTACACTGATGATGCAGATGGGCCAGAAGCCTTCACAGAAGAAGATCAATCAGATGATGCGTTCCATGAACAACCAAATGAAATAA